The segment TCTTTTCTTCATCAGgtagttttgtgtctaaaccaGCCAAACTTAAACCACAATGTTCAGGTGTAAGTGCAGCACAATACAGAAGACTTCAAGCAGGGACAGTAAAACACTCACTAAACTGTAAATCGTAGATtaaaaattagggctgcaactattagtcgactaatcgatgactaatcgactattacaataatcggtgactattttagtagtcgtctaatcggtttgagtcatttttcactGTAAAGTACTATAAAGTACCCAAGATACCAAAATActtttattgcagcttcttacggtcagatattggcagctttacacactctcccatgacgtgAACtgaaaccctttggcgtgagtacgaaacaagatgacatcattttggggtttgggagagacaggccgacattttgcaacattttaacacatttttggataaaatgattagtcgactaatcgaagaaataatcgacagattagtcaacaatgaaaataatcgttagtggcagccctattAAAAATAGGTTCCGAAAATACAgacaatgaaaacattaaatgcCCTTCTAATTGTAGGTATGGGAAATATGGAAACTTGTGTCTGGTCACAACTGAAGCTGTACTGTAGTTTTTGTTGGCTTCATTCCTCAGCCTCGGACAGACCAGACCAGTAACCAGCTGCAGAGTTCCCATCAATCCTCAGTGAGCTCCTGTGGCGTTGGGTTTCATCTTGGGGTCTTCTCCCTGAGTGATGCCGCAGTAATAAACTGCTGAGTCGCTCTGCTCAGAGttgtgcagcagcagcgagcCGTTGGCTGCAGCTGAGACTTTATCAGGACCAACACCGGCGCCATACTTCACATTAGACATGTTTGCAGGCCTGATGGTCAACAGCAGCTCTGGACTCTGTCCTGCTGTCTTCCTGTACCAGCTGAGGGTGGAGTACGCAGCACTGATGGCGGTGGTGTTGGAGGCATTGGTGGTGGAGGCGTTGAAGGCATCCAGCAGGGGGCACTGCAGGGTGGCGTTCTCCCCGACTCTCACCTGTACAGTGGAGGCTGGCAGGGCGGAGGCAGGCTGCTTCAACCAGAAACCTTAAAGACAGCAAAGTAAATTTATTGAAGATCTatccaaacaaataaacaataaattaatgaatcaaAGTTGCAGAGACAGTTCCTAACCTGTAGAGTATTTATAAAACATATGTGACAGAGCCAGGTTTTAGTGGAACAGATACAGTTATGCTAAGATAGAAAtactattaatatttaatagTATAATAATATTTCAAATTATGAgacactaaattaaaaaaaaaattagaactTTAAAAGTCAAAATCCTGAGTTAAAAAGTCAGAATcagaaaaaaactttaattttcaGTTGACTGactaataagataagataagataatatacacctttattgatcccataattgagaaattctgtaactttatttatatatatcgatatatataaatatgttttatttgagCCGTCCTTCAGTCTGCAGTTTTCATCATGTAAAGTCTCGTTCAGACGTCTCAGTGATGATTTTTAATCCTTCAGACAGGAAGCTTTACTCTGAAGGAATTTTCTGCATAAAATCCCTTAAATTGGCCTTAGATGACAAACAGCTCTTCATCCTGCCGACAGCTGCTTCACTTAATAACCAGCTTAAACATGTGTGAGTATTTGAATATGTGACGAGagtttaaacatgaatgaagtaaaaataaaagagacGTACCGCTGACGGAGAGGAGGATCAGACAGACCAGCAGAGACTCCATCGTCAACTGACGGAGGaaaccgctgctgctgctgctgttgttctaTGAACCAACAGAGCGTTTCAAAAcaactccctcctcctcttcatcatcgcTGAGCaaaatgtgaacacacagacatgaaacaTGTTGATATCAGTCAGTGtgacctctcctcctctctgacgtCCGTCCAGAACATACGTCTGTAAATCCACTCagaaatcagagaaaaaagaatcattgtgtttttaagttttcttcagttGACGGTCTTTGTCCAGCCGAACAGGAGCTGCTTGCACATCGTTCAGCTCACTGTGAACGGACTCACTGTGTCCCCATGGAAACATATACataagtggttcccaactgatgggtcgcagtccaaacgTGGGCCACAGGTCCAGCCTGAGTGGACCACATGTGACTTGCGGACGTgtgaagtttgtaaaaaacaaaaaacaaaaaaacaaacccactTTATTTTAGCTCACAGACCTCACAGAGACAGGACACGAGCTGGATGACACGGCCAAACACAGACTGGCACTAAATATTTTatactgtgtggaccttgaactaatgacgaaggactaatctggaccccgtggctgcaccagttTGGAACGACTGATATAGATTATTAATATATACTCTGGTTACGTCCCTCAGATCCCTCAGGTACCAGTGATgtggtttggtgtgtttgttaTAAAGCAGCTGTGGATCTGAACCAGACTCACTGACAGTTAGTGTGACCACAGAACACCTGCAGGATGTTTCACATAACaagtcatgttgttttttttacaatataaaGATAATCATTTATTCAGAAAAAATAAACGccctttgttttttctccaaaaGGAGTTCATGTGCTCctgaatagaaaaataaatgccGCAAAGGAATTTAGGAGCGCAGTGAAAAACGTTCAAGTTTATTAGTAaacagtttattattattattattttgtgatctgctgaggagtgtgagaACATACATTGCAATttaatgtgatttattaccttatTTCATCTGCaaattatttgattattatttCCCCAAAGAAAAAGTTTGTCCAcatctgttttatgttttcattgtgGTCATCTCGCTTCAGTCTTTTGTTGGCAGCTAAATTGATTTTATTAGGCCTCTGCGGCGGcaacagctgtggccagaggcgtGATGTTTACGGGTTGTGCGTCTGTCCATCCGTActtcccattcttgtgaactcgatatctcaggaatgccttgagggattttttttttttatttttttattttttttcaaattttgcacaaaccaaCCCAATCCAGCTTTATTTCTTATGCaccttaaaaacaaccacagctgaaacaaagtgctgtacatcaagagtaaatcaaatatgaaaacataggacataaaaacaaacaataacacaatgaatcaaaaaaaataaaatacaactcCAAAGTACAATAGGacacaagtaaaaaaaacagtcataccgtaaaagtaataaaacaaataaaaacaatttcatacaataaaagcaataaaaacaaagagaatcaATGTCTCATACTGGGTCGAAGGCCAAGGAGTAAAAGTGGGTTTTAAGGCGGGTTTTAAAAATGGACAGAGAAGGAGCCTGTCTAACGTGGAGCGGCAGACTGTTCCACAAGTTAGGAGCTACGACAGAAAAGGCTCTGTCCCCTCTGAGCTTCCTCTCAGACTCCGGTACAACCAGAAGCAGCTGGTCAGCTGATCTGAGAGACCGGGCAGGAGTGTAAGGGTGAAGCCGCTCAGAGAGGTAAGGCGGGGTGAGACCATTtagagatttaaaaacaaataacaga is part of the Epinephelus moara isolate mb chromosome 10, YSFRI_EMoa_1.0, whole genome shotgun sequence genome and harbors:
- the sid1 gene encoding secreted immunoglobulin domain 1 translates to MESLLVCLILLSVSGFWLKQPASALPASTVQVRVGENATLQCPLLDAFNASTTNASNTTAISAAYSTLSWYRKTAGQSPELLLTIRPANMSNVKYGAGVGPDKVSAAANGSLLLHNSEQSDSAVYYCGITQGEDPKMKPNATGAH